In Hemibagrus wyckioides isolate EC202008001 linkage group LG21, SWU_Hwy_1.0, whole genome shotgun sequence, the following proteins share a genomic window:
- the camkvb gene encoding caM kinase-like vesicle-associated protein gives MPFGCLTLGEKKDYNSPTDITDRYDLGQIVKSEEFCEIFRAKDKTTSKMYTCKKFMKKDGRKVRKAAKNEIFILKMVKHPNILQLVDVYETRKEYYLFLELATGREVFDWILDQGYYSEKDTSNVVRQVLEAVAYLHSLNIVHRNLKLENLVYYNRLKHSKIVISDFHLAKLENGLIKEPCGTPEYLAPEVVGRQRYGRPVDCWALGVIMYILLSGNPPFYDEADDDDYENHDKNLFRKILAGDYEFDSPYWDEISDSAKSLVARLMEVDQDQRLTAQEAINHEWISGNAASDKNIKENVCAQMEKNFARAKWKKAVRVTTIMKRLRAPEHQQPAAAAQPGEGALNPAGAAQENPQAPAEASTSPAGTEPPAGLEAPHAEASSSRCNGESPAPLSLATQTGDEQNS, from the exons ATGCCTTTTGGCTGCTTAACGCTCGGGGAGAAGAAGGACTACAACAGTCCCACAGACATCACAGACAGATATGATCTCGGCCAGATTGTTAAATC gGAAGAGTTCTGCGAGATCTTTCGAGCCAAGGACAAGACAACATCGAAAATGTACACCTGCAAAAAGTTCATGAAGAAGGATGGACGGAAAGTGCGCAAGGCTGCCAAGAATGAGATATTCATCCTGAAgat GGTGAAGCATCCTAACATTCTGCAGCTGGTGGATGTCTATGAGACAAGAAAAGAATATTACCTCTTCCTGGAGCT TGCTACAGGGCGCGAGGTGTTTGACTGGATCCTTGACCAGGGATACTATTCCGAGAAGGACACCAGCAACGTGGTCCGGCAGGTGCTGGAGGCTGTGGCGTACCTGCACTCCCTCAACATTGTCCACCGCAATCTGAAG TTGGAGAATCTGGTATACTACAACCGGCTGAAGCACTCCAAAATCGTTATCAGTGATTTCCATTTGGCCAAGCTGGAGAATGGGCTGATTAAAGAACCCTGTGGGACTCCGGAGTACCTGG CTCCAGAGGTGGTTGGGAGACAGAGATACGGCCGACCCGTGGACTGCTGGGCTCTGGGAGTGATCATGTACATACT acTTTCTGGCAATCCTCCGTTCTATGATGAAGCAGACGACGACGATTATGAAAACCATGACAAGAACCTGTTCCGCAAAATCCTAGCGGGAGATTACGAGTTTGACTCTCCGTACTGGGACGAAATCTCCGACTCAG CTAAAAGTTTAGTGGCGCGTCTCATGGAGGTCGACCAGGACCAGAGGCTCACGGCGCAGGAGGCCATCAACCATGAATG GATATCCGGAAATGCTGCCTCAGATAAAAACATCAAGGAGAATGTGTGCGCGCAGATGGAGAAGAATTTTGCGAGAGCCAAGTGGAAG aAAGCCGTTCGAGTGACGACCATCATGAAGAGGCTGAGAGCTCCGGAGCACCAGCAACCTGCCGCTGCAGCTCAGCCTGGTGAAGGAGCACTGAACCCTGCAGGAGCAGCGCAGGAAAATCCCCAGGCTCCAGCAGAGGCCTCCACATCCCCCGCAGGCACAGAGCCCCCTGCTGGACTGGAGGCTCCTCACGCAGAAGCTTCTTCATCGCGGTGCAACGGCGAATCCCCCGCTCCCCTGTCTCTCGCCACACAGACCGGAGACGAGCAGAACAGTTAA